From Candidatus Doudnabacteria bacterium, a single genomic window includes:
- a CDS encoding type II secretion system protein: MAGNRKNHGFTLIELLVVIAIIGLLATIILVSLNSARVKARNARRLADAHQLVTAMQLYLSDNGNMMACGGAVSNNPTDWDNGRCLQNALSPYMSKLPLDPLNDVNYYYYVCTEGSGCNASYPDSRYWVQFWLENLGGQTFFVYK, from the coding sequence GTGGCCGGAAACCGAAAAAATCACGGATTTACTTTGATAGAATTGCTGGTAGTGATAGCCATAATCGGTCTTTTGGCCACAATAATCCTGGTTTCTTTAAATAGCGCAAGAGTCAAAGCCAGAAATGCCCGCAGACTGGCCGATGCTCATCAATTGGTAACAGCCATGCAATTGTATTTATCCGATAACGGGAATATGATGGCTTGCGGTGGGGCCGTCAGCAATAACCCTACCGATTGGGACAATGGCCGATGTCTGCAAAACGCCCTTTCTCCGTATATGAGCAAACTGCCTTTGGATCCTCTTAATGATGTCAATTATTATTATTATGTTTGTACGGAAGGATCGGGATGTAATGCTAGTTATCCGGATTCCCGTTATTGGGTGCAATTTTGGCTGGAAAATTTGGGCGGGCAAACATTTTTCGTTTACAAATAG
- the rplL gene encoding 50S ribosomal protein L7/L12, translating into MANFDNIVSEIEKLTVLEVSELVKTLEEKFGVSAAAPMMMAAAGPSAGGGAPVEEKTEFTVELTEAGANKINVIKVVREVTGKGLKEAKDLVDAAPKPIKENIGKAEAEELKKKLEEAGAKVILK; encoded by the coding sequence ATGGCAAATTTTGATAACATAGTTTCTGAGATCGAAAAGCTTACCGTGCTGGAAGTTTCCGAATTGGTGAAAACCTTGGAAGAAAAATTCGGTGTTTCGGCTGCCGCTCCCATGATGATGGCAGCAGCAGGTCCTTCAGCCGGTGGAGGCGCACCCGTTGAAGAAAAAACTGAATTTACGGTTGAACTGACGGAAGCCGGCGCTAATAAGATCAACGTCATCAAGGTAGTGCGCGAGGTAACCGGCAAGGGTCTGAAAGAAGCGAAAGATCTGGTTGACGCAGCTCCAAAGCCGATCAAAGAGAACATAGGAAAAGCTGAAGCCGAGGAACTGAAGAAGAAATTGGAAGAAGCCGGCGCGAAGGTAATATTGAAATAG
- a CDS encoding SRPBCC family protein, which produces MPEYQIVWPEGFDPGKYPVHSYNQLFIPASAEDIWRVLTDAAAWPLWYPNAKDVKILEGQQTLNQNTKFTWRTFGLHVISEVLIFQPFTDLGWNARGFASRGFHGWKIIPQAQGCMLVTEEVQGGLGPSLLSRLVEKNLVKQHQKWLEGIITRVRPGL; this is translated from the coding sequence ATGCCAGAATATCAGATAGTCTGGCCGGAGGGGTTCGACCCCGGCAAATACCCGGTTCATAGTTACAACCAGCTGTTTATTCCGGCCTCAGCGGAAGATATTTGGCGAGTCCTGACAGATGCCGCTGCCTGGCCTTTGTGGTATCCGAACGCTAAAGATGTCAAAATCCTAGAGGGACAGCAAACTTTAAATCAGAATACGAAGTTTACCTGGCGGACTTTTGGCCTGCATGTCATTTCCGAAGTTCTCATATTTCAACCCTTTACGGACTTAGGATGGAATGCCCGCGGATTCGCATCCAGGGGATTCCATGGATGGAAGATCATTCCGCAGGCACAGGGATGCATGCTGGTCACAGAAGAGGTGCAGGGCGGACTCGGCCCTTCTTTGCTTTCTAGATTAGTGGAAAAGAATTTGGTTAAGCAGCATCAGAAATGGTTAGAGGGTATCATCACCCGGGTCAGGCCCGGTCTTTGA
- the mraZ gene encoding division/cell wall cluster transcriptional repressor MraZ, which yields MFIGEYTISMDAKGRIAVPSKFRSLLNTAAVVTRGLDQSLFLYPRKEWEVIAAKLAALPLSKANSRAFSRLMLAGAWDIELDKQGRIMIPEYLRKFAGLSKKIVVAGLYDRIELWDEQTWLEYKRNTERESTKIAEELGELGV from the coding sequence ATGTTTATCGGGGAATATACAATCAGCATGGATGCCAAGGGGCGAATCGCAGTTCCTTCAAAATTCCGCAGCCTTTTGAACACCGCAGCCGTGGTCACTAGGGGATTGGATCAAAGCTTGTTCTTATATCCGCGGAAAGAATGGGAAGTAATTGCGGCCAAGCTGGCTGCCCTGCCTTTGTCCAAAGCCAATTCCCGGGCATTTTCACGTTTGATGCTGGCCGGGGCATGGGATATTGAGCTCGATAAGCAGGGGCGCATCATGATCCCCGAATATTTGCGCAAATTTGCCGGGTTGAGCAAAAAAATTGTTGTGGCGGGTTTATACGACCGGATCGAGCTCTGGGATGAGCAGACTTGGTTGGAATATAAGAGAAACACGGAACGGGAAAGTACGAAGATCGCCGAAGAATTGGGGGAGTTGGGAGTTTAA
- a CDS encoding helix-turn-helix domain-containing protein: MEIQTDELLSLKEASELSPYSADYLNLLARKGKLKARKIGRDWLITKADLFDYLHKQHLDSKSRLKQLSKYLNLLM; the protein is encoded by the coding sequence ATGGAAATCCAAACCGACGAGCTTTTAAGCTTAAAAGAAGCTTCCGAACTGTCGCCTTACAGCGCTGATTATTTGAATCTTCTGGCGCGAAAAGGGAAGTTAAAGGCGCGTAAAATAGGCCGCGACTGGCTGATCACCAAAGCCGATCTTTTTGATTATCTGCATAAACAGCATCTGGACTCAAAGAGCCGTCTCAAGCAGCTTTCAAAATATTTAAACCTGCTTATGTAA
- the rsmH gene encoding 16S rRNA (cytosine(1402)-N(4))-methyltransferase RsmH, whose amino-acid sequence MHVPVLLKEVLEYLNVQKGKKFVDGTAGGGGHIFAIKHANPKAKILGIDLDQTSLDNLQTEVDQKGLGQTIELVQGNYRDIDKILSAAKFGSVDGILVDLGFSSMQLDHPDRGFSFQQDSPLDMRYDTSSKLTAADVVNRYHQKELEKVIAEFGEDRFYRRIAQGLIASRKAKPIETTSQLAESVRKAVPPQVRFKANDNIRRVFQAIRIEVNRELENLKIFLPKALDLLTPAGRLVIISFHSLEDRIVKEFFREQAKDCICPPEFPMCVCGKASKLRILTRKPVTATEQELEENPKSKPAKLRACEKIESAKKIKTKY is encoded by the coding sequence ATGCATGTCCCGGTACTTCTTAAGGAAGTTCTAGAATATTTAAATGTTCAGAAGGGGAAAAAGTTTGTTGACGGCACAGCCGGGGGAGGGGGGCATATTTTTGCCATCAAACATGCCAATCCGAAAGCAAAAATTTTAGGTATTGATTTGGATCAAACCTCTTTGGATAACTTGCAGACTGAAGTTGACCAAAAAGGCTTGGGCCAAACCATCGAGCTGGTCCAGGGAAATTACAGGGATATTGATAAGATCCTCAGCGCGGCAAAGTTCGGTTCGGTCGACGGGATATTGGTCGATTTGGGTTTCTCGTCAATGCAGCTGGACCATCCAGACCGGGGTTTTTCCTTCCAACAGGATAGCCCTTTGGATATGCGATATGACACCAGTTCCAAGTTAACCGCGGCAGATGTGGTTAACCGGTACCACCAAAAAGAGCTGGAAAAGGTAATTGCCGAGTTTGGAGAGGATCGGTTTTACCGGCGAATTGCCCAGGGTTTGATCGCATCACGCAAGGCCAAGCCGATCGAAACCACAAGCCAACTGGCCGAGTCCGTAAGAAAGGCTGTTCCGCCTCAGGTCAGATTTAAGGCCAATGACAATATCAGGCGGGTGTTCCAGGCGATCCGGATCGAGGTCAACCGGGAACTTGAGAATTTGAAGATATTTTTGCCGAAAGCATTAGACTTGCTGACTCCTGCCGGGCGATTGGTAATAATTTCTTTTCATTCACTTGAAGACCGGATCGTCAAAGAATTTTTTCGGGAACAGGCAAAAGATTGTATTTGCCCGCCGGAGTTCCCGATGTGCGTGTGCGGTAAGGCTTCGAAACTTAGAATTTTGACGCGCAAACCGGTAACGGCAACCGAACAGGAACTTGAGGAAAACCCCAAGAGCAAACCGGCGAAGCTTAGGGCCTGCGAAAAAATAGAAAGTGCGAAAAAAATTAAAACTAAATATTAA
- a CDS encoding G1 family glutamic endopeptidase yields MTKKLNFLAATTLLGGSLLFTSTPVWAQTQPQSPISSVSNTSSYNWAGYVAANGSYTSITGTWIIPQVTSGNSLSADATWVGIGGVGSTDLIQAGTMNSSGQSQAWFETLPQAISPISLPVKAGDSITVLLDQRSAGVWNISFNDNTTGQNYQTSVNYNSSLSSAEWIEEMPASNFGFIPLDNFGTVQFTNSSTIQNGQPTTITGANAQMMTMVNAGRENLASPSALGADGGSFTVTRSGASSASSVGPGYVRRRWSHVSRDIQGYTPPAQGSTRILRFYRDGFQTLFFQFR; encoded by the coding sequence ATGACTAAAAAGTTGAATTTTTTAGCGGCGACAACACTGCTTGGCGGATCTTTGTTGTTTACATCAACTCCTGTTTGGGCCCAAACCCAACCCCAATCCCCTATTTCCTCCGTCTCAAACACCAGTTCTTATAACTGGGCCGGGTATGTGGCCGCAAACGGCAGTTATACTTCGATCACCGGCACTTGGATAATCCCGCAAGTAACTTCTGGCAACAGCCTGTCAGCGGATGCCACATGGGTCGGGATCGGCGGAGTTGGAAGCACAGACCTGATCCAGGCCGGCACCATGAATTCTTCCGGCCAGTCCCAAGCCTGGTTTGAAACTTTACCGCAGGCGATCTCGCCGATTTCCCTGCCGGTAAAAGCAGGCGATTCGATCACCGTCTTGCTCGATCAGCGATCTGCAGGAGTTTGGAACATTTCTTTTAATGACAACACCACGGGACAAAATTATCAGACATCTGTGAATTATAATTCCTCTCTGTCGTCCGCAGAATGGATAGAAGAAATGCCGGCCAGCAACTTCGGCTTTATTCCGCTCGATAATTTCGGCACAGTCCAATTCACCAACAGTTCAACGATACAGAACGGCCAGCCGACTACGATCACGGGTGCCAATGCTCAAATGATGACCATGGTCAATGCAGGCAGGGAGAACCTGGCCTCGCCTTCGGCTTTAGGAGCGGACGGGGGCAGTTTTACCGTAACGCGCTCAGGCGCCTCTTCTGCGAGTTCTGTGGGTCCGGGCTACGTTCGCCGCCGCTGGTCGCATGTCAGCCGCGATATCCAAGGCTACACCCCGCCAGCACAAGGAAGCACGAGAATCTTACGTTTTTATCGTGACGGATTTCAAACCCTATTTTTCCAGTTCAGATAA
- the murF gene encoding UDP-N-acetylmuramoyl-tripeptide--D-alanyl-D-alanine ligase, with protein sequence MKKLIQKILYGLAKLTLARYRPRVIAVTGSVGKTSTTGAIVKVLETKFSVRGSAGNYNNEFGVPLTIINEKSGGRNLLLWILIIIKAVLKLIYADYPQVLVLELGADRPGDIGYLAGMLGRIEIGVLTDIGISHLEFFSSQSELAKEKWTLIKKLDRSALAILNFDNPKIFEYRTQAKADVWGYGFNPSAQIMISDFQIIRVNDKWGVNFKIHHNGNVVPYFLPDALGKPPVYAAAAAVGCAVRFGIDLATASEILKSFSPPPGRLRMLSGIKNTLIIDDTYNAAPDSTFAALEALSQISSGRKVIAFGGMTELGNKTESGHREVAGKIMENNIDLVFLVGENARIVEHELRKRKFGGQVKWFETADQARIPIQDELREQDTILVKGSQAGRMEKIVKEIMDEPLRAEELLVRQSQKWLATP encoded by the coding sequence ATGAAGAAGCTAATTCAGAAAATTCTATACGGTTTGGCAAAACTAACCCTGGCCCGCTATCGGCCCAGGGTTATTGCTGTCACCGGAAGCGTGGGGAAAACTTCCACGACAGGAGCTATCGTTAAAGTTTTGGAGACCAAGTTTTCGGTCAGGGGCAGTGCGGGCAATTATAATAATGAATTCGGAGTGCCTCTGACTATTATCAATGAAAAATCCGGGGGGAGAAATCTGCTGCTTTGGATATTGATTATCATTAAAGCCGTGCTTAAGTTAATCTACGCCGATTACCCGCAAGTGCTGGTCTTGGAATTGGGCGCTGACCGCCCGGGCGATATCGGATACTTAGCCGGTATGCTGGGCAGGATCGAGATCGGGGTTTTAACTGACATCGGCATAAGCCATCTGGAGTTTTTTTCCAGTCAAAGCGAACTGGCTAAGGAGAAATGGACTTTGATAAAAAAACTGGATCGCAGCGCCCTGGCTATCCTTAATTTTGACAACCCGAAGATCTTTGAATACAGAACCCAGGCTAAAGCGGATGTTTGGGGTTATGGATTCAATCCTTCTGCCCAGATAATGATCTCTGATTTTCAGATCATCCGGGTGAATGACAAGTGGGGAGTGAATTTCAAGATCCATCATAACGGCAATGTCGTGCCTTACTTTTTGCCGGACGCTTTGGGCAAACCGCCGGTGTATGCGGCGGCGGCCGCAGTAGGATGTGCTGTCAGATTTGGCATTGATCTGGCCACAGCTTCCGAAATATTAAAATCATTTTCACCGCCTCCCGGGCGGCTGCGGATGCTGTCCGGCATCAAGAATACGCTGATCATTGATGATACTTATAATGCGGCTCCTGATTCGACCTTTGCAGCGCTGGAAGCCTTGAGCCAAATTTCATCCGGGCGCAAGGTTATAGCGTTTGGCGGCATGACAGAGTTGGGAAACAAGACGGAATCAGGACACAGGGAAGTGGCGGGGAAAATTATGGAAAATAATATCGACCTTGTTTTTCTGGTTGGCGAAAATGCCAGGATAGTTGAGCATGAATTGCGTAAACGCAAGTTTGGCGGCCAAGTAAAGTGGTTTGAAACCGCAGACCAGGCACGCATCCCGATCCAAGATGAATTACGGGAACAAGATACGATCTTGGTGAAGGGCTCGCAGGCCGGCCGTATGGAAAAGATCGTAAAAGAGATAATGGATGAGCCTCTTCGGGCAGAAGAATTGCTAGTCCGGCAATCCCAAAAATGGCTGGCCACGCCATAA
- the rplJ gene encoding 50S ribosomal protein L10 — protein MAVTRKEKEASLASLTEDLKSARGVVFTEYRGMTVKQMDNVRKNLRKENVKYQVVKITLLKKALAALGINADGLKYAGPLAVAVSDEEETAPARILKSLIRENPQLVLDGGIFNHELVGSDVVAKLASLPSKQQLLGQLVSVLSGPARGLVTVLSGNTRNLLNVLNAIKDKKNN, from the coding sequence ATGGCAGTAACCAGAAAAGAAAAAGAAGCATCACTAGCATCGTTAACGGAAGATTTGAAATCCGCTCGCGGTGTGGTCTTTACCGAATACCGCGGCATGACCGTAAAGCAGATGGATAACGTGCGCAAGAATTTGCGCAAAGAAAACGTGAAGTATCAGGTGGTGAAGATCACCTTGCTGAAAAAAGCTTTAGCCGCCTTGGGAATTAATGCTGACGGGTTGAAGTATGCAGGGCCTCTGGCTGTGGCAGTATCGGATGAGGAAGAAACAGCGCCGGCGAGAATTCTTAAGAGTCTTATCCGCGAAAACCCTCAACTGGTTTTGGACGGCGGAATTTTCAATCATGAATTGGTTGGCTCGGATGTTGTGGCTAAGCTGGCTTCATTACCAAGCAAACAGCAGCTGCTGGGGCAATTAGTTTCTGTTCTGTCAGGCCCGGCCCGAGGATTGGTCACTGTACTTTCCGGCAACACCAGAAATCTGTTGAACGTATTGAATGCAATTAAGGATAAGAAGAATAATTAA
- a CDS encoding penicillin-binding protein 2, producing the protein MNKAVKANPPPSKNSYNLRIFLLMLLLTSFIGVIGIRLFNLQILDHSYYKALASNQHGLETTIDPQRGQIYLQPVNPDSQPLLVATNLSKNMVFAIPKQIPDKAAAAAKLARLLDMSVSDLQARISGPSYVALKKQLTDDVSAKIKALKIPGIYLEAQNIRFYPEDNLASQVLGFLGFKGDQRVGQYGIEGKFEKNLAGDKGSLGTDTDQTGSWISLSGRNLVPATDGDDIYLTIDPTIQYKAQQVLADTVKAHQADGGSVVILNPKTGAVLAMTSFPDFDPNNYGNVTDPSAFSNQVLTEPYEPGSVFKGITMAAAIDTGKVTPDTTFENTGSVQVDDKLIKNSDPTLFLGTQNMITVLDESLNTGAYFAEQQIGNDVFKNYVEKMGFGKPTGFELPEVAGNLKNLEQKGNVFFATASFGQGITVTPLELAQAYSALANGGKMAKPYIVAKIVHPDGSQDVTKPADPVEVISPKTASTVSAMLVDVVENGHGKKAAVKGYYIAGKTGTAQVPLVGKSGYDPNKNIGSFIGFGPVDNPQFVMLVRIDNPKDVKFAETTAAPAFGEIASFILNYLQIPPSRQ; encoded by the coding sequence ATGAATAAGGCTGTGAAAGCAAATCCACCGCCGTCAAAAAATTCTTATAATCTAAGAATTTTTTTGTTAATGCTGCTGCTGACTTCTTTTATCGGCGTGATCGGCATCAGGCTGTTTAATCTGCAAATTTTAGACCATAGTTATTACAAGGCTTTGGCATCAAATCAGCATGGACTTGAAACCACTATCGATCCGCAGCGGGGGCAAATTTATCTGCAGCCAGTAAACCCCGATTCACAGCCGCTGCTGGTGGCGACGAATCTGAGCAAAAATATGGTTTTTGCCATTCCGAAGCAAATTCCCGATAAAGCCGCGGCTGCAGCAAAACTTGCCCGCTTGCTTGATATGTCCGTAAGCGATTTGCAGGCAAGAATAAGCGGTCCCAGTTATGTGGCGTTAAAAAAGCAATTGACCGATGATGTTTCGGCCAAGATCAAGGCCCTCAAAATTCCCGGCATTTATTTGGAAGCCCAGAATATCCGGTTTTATCCGGAAGATAATCTGGCCAGCCAGGTTTTGGGATTTTTGGGCTTCAAAGGAGACCAGCGGGTCGGCCAATACGGAATTGAGGGAAAGTTTGAAAAAAATTTGGCCGGTGACAAGGGTTCGCTGGGCACGGATACTGACCAGACCGGCAGCTGGATCTCTCTATCGGGGCGCAATCTGGTGCCGGCTACCGACGGAGACGACATTTATCTGACGATCGATCCGACCATCCAGTATAAGGCTCAGCAGGTTTTAGCCGACACTGTGAAGGCGCATCAAGCCGATGGCGGCAGTGTGGTCATCTTAAATCCCAAAACCGGCGCGGTACTGGCAATGACTTCGTTCCCTGATTTTGATCCTAATAACTACGGCAACGTGACAGACCCTTCGGCCTTCAGCAATCAAGTACTGACAGAGCCGTATGAACCGGGATCGGTGTTCAAGGGAATCACCATGGCTGCGGCGATCGACACGGGCAAAGTAACCCCTGATACGACATTTGAAAACACCGGTTCCGTCCAGGTGGACGATAAATTGATCAAAAATTCCGATCCTACGCTTTTTTTGGGCACGCAGAATATGATCACGGTTTTGGACGAATCGCTGAACACGGGCGCGTATTTCGCGGAGCAGCAGATCGGCAACGATGTTTTTAAAAATTATGTTGAAAAAATGGGTTTCGGCAAACCGACGGGTTTTGAGCTGCCGGAAGTGGCCGGCAATCTGAAAAATCTTGAGCAAAAAGGCAATGTGTTCTTTGCCACGGCATCATTCGGCCAGGGTATTACAGTTACCCCTCTGGAACTGGCCCAGGCTTATTCCGCACTTGCCAATGGCGGCAAAATGGCCAAACCATACATTGTGGCAAAGATCGTGCATCCCGACGGGTCCCAGGATGTGACCAAACCCGCTGATCCGGTTGAGGTCATCAGCCCCAAGACCGCCTCTACGGTTTCAGCCATGCTCGTGGATGTGGTGGAGAACGGCCATGGGAAAAAAGCCGCAGTCAAAGGCTATTACATCGCAGGCAAGACAGGAACCGCGCAAGTCCCGCTGGTCGGCAAGTCAGGATATGATCCCAATAAAAATATCGGGTCCTTCATCGGATTTGGCCCGGTGGACAACCCGCAATTCGTAATGCTGGTGCGCATTGATAATCCGAAAGACGTAAAATTCGCCGAAACCACAGCTGCGCCGGCATTTGGCGAGATAGCCAGTTTTATCCTAAACTACCTGCAGATTCCTCCCTCTAGACAATGA